The following proteins come from a genomic window of Platichthys flesus chromosome 1, fPlaFle2.1, whole genome shotgun sequence:
- the gjd6 gene encoding gap junction protein delta 6 translates to MTEWTLLKRLLDAVHQHSTMIGRLWLTVMVIFRLLIVAVATEDVYTDEQEMFVCNTIQPGCSTVCYDAFAPISQPRFWVFHIISVSTPSLCFIIYTWHNLSKVPHNTTLMLGQGTGDNPGQGRPDVWRDSGLEAYDRSCDSDSCSVRSHKHLGHSLADVLEGIPTQNLQRGDPKLIVTLSQGRACPFREGNAAGHVVPGGVLSKCYIFHVCLRAILEVGFVVAQWKLFGFQVPVHFLCTSAPCSQPVDCYVSRPTEKTIFLCFMFCVGVFCILLNLLELNHLGWKKIRQVLKMRERTTWGGCQGMRGGYETFPPDSHSLTSSLGFRDVPSTTHLPTLDLVVGHQPDWTCALNCSSIREPEEVRETKLEQPKRQDSHKGERQPMKSIKESRGSKQRSAQVWI, encoded by the coding sequence ATGACGGAGTGGACCCTGCTCAAACGTCTCCTGGATGCTGTCCACCAGCACTCCACCATGATTGGTCGTTTGTGGCTCACCGTTATGGTCATCTTCAGGCTGCTCATTGTGGCTGTGGCAACTGAGGACGTGTACACCGATGAGCAGGAGATGTTTGTGTGCAACACCATTCAGCCAGGATGCTCCACTGTCTGCTATGACGCGTTTGCGCCCATCTCGCAACCTCGTTTCTGGGTGTTTCACATTATCAGCGTCTCTACGCCGTCCCTCTGCTTCATCATCTACACCTGGCACAACCTGTCCAAAGTGCCCCACAACACCACCCTAATGTTGGGGCAGGGAACAGGGGATAACCCAGGGCAGGGACGCCCAGATGTATGGCGGGACAGCGGACTGGAGGCATATGATCGGAGCTGTGACTCAGATAGCTGCTCCGTTCGCTCCCATAAGCATTTAGGACACAGCCTGGCAGATGTGCTGGAGGGAATACCCACCCAGAACCTCCAGAGGGGAGACCCCAAGCTCATAGTGACCTTAAGCCAGGGCAGAGCTTGCCCGTTTAGAGAAGGGAATGCAGCTGGTCATGTGGTCCCTGGAGGGGTTCTCTCCAAATGTTACATCTTCCATGTGTGTTTACGTGCTATTCTGGAGGTGGGCTTTGTAGTGGCCCAGTGGAAGCTGTTTGGCTTCCAGGTGCCGGTCCATTTCCTCTGCACCTCAGCCCCCTGCAGCCAGCCGGTGGACTGCTATGTCTCTAGACCCACAGAGAAGACCATCTTCTTGTGCTTCATGTTTTGTGTGGGAGTTTTCTGTATCCTTCTCAACCTGCTGGAGCTCAACCACCTGGGCTGGAAGAAGATCCGCCAGGTGTTAAAgatgagggagaggacaacctGGGGAGGTTGCCAAGGTATGAGGGGGGGATATGAAACCTTTCCCCCTGACAGTCACTCTCTCACATCCTCTTTAGGCTTCAGAGATGTGCCCAGCACCACCCATCTCCCCACGTTAGACCTGGTGGTGGGACACCAGCCGGATTGGACTTGTGCTTTGAACTGTAGCAGTATAAGGGAGCCTGAAGAGGTCAGAGAGACTAAATTGGAGCAGCCAAAGAGACAAGACTCCCATAAAGGAGAGAGGCAGCCTATGAAGAGTATAAAGGAGAGCAGGGGGTCCAAGCAAAGGAGTGCTCAGGTCTGGATTTAG